The Vicinamibacteria bacterium sequence GTTGGTGGTCGTTTGCGGAAAGGACATGGGCGACATCTTCCGGCGAAACGCTTTTAATCTCGGACTGGAAGTGGTGCAATGTCCCGAAGCGGTTCGCGAAGCGCGCGATGGAGACCGCTTTTCGTTCGAGCGGGACGCGCGCAAGCTAACGAACGAGACTCTGGGAAAGGCTTACACCCCTCTTCCTCTGACGGCGAAAGAAGACGAGATCCGCCGCTCCGGTGGGATCTTTGCCGTCGGCCGGCGGGAGTTTCCCAAATCGTTGAGAGCCGAGCCTTCGATTGAGTGGCCCGACGACCGGATTGCTCGGGGTCTCACCACCACCGAACAGATCGTCTGGGCCCATCGTGTCGACAAGGCGGCCGACGTCGTGCCCGGCTCCACCGTCGCCGTCTACGCCGACCTGCTTCCCGCTTCGGACGGTACGGCCCCTTTCGCCATTCACACGTTCAACCAGATCACCGGCGGCAGGACGATTCATCCTCGACAGGCAGCCATCGCCAATGACCATTTCGTTTTCACCCGCAAGAGCTCCGACGAAAAGCAGACGGCGATTGGGCGTGAGTTCGCGAAGCTCCACGATATGGAGAAGCCCTACTACGCAACGCCAGGCGATGGCATCTTTCACTTCTATTTTCCCGAGCAAGGCCTGATCTTGCCCGGACAGTTCGTTCCCGGAGCGGACTCACACTCTCGCGCCTACGGAGCTTACGGCGCCATCGGGATCGGCGTCGGCTCGACGACCATTGGCTTCGGCTGGTCTACCGGCTACGTCTACTTCACGCTGGCCTCGGCGCGACGCGTCGTCTTCCAGGGTGCGCTGCAACCCTGGGTCAGCGGCAAAGATATCGTGCTCGCTCTGCTCGCCCGCTGGGGCTCGGGGCAATCGCAGGGAATGTCCGTCGAGTTCGTGGATGAGAACCGTGCCCTGCCGATGGCCTACCGGAACACCATTTGTAACATGATGGCCGAGGGTGAGGCACAAAACGGCATCTTCGCGCCCGACGAGATCACCTACGCCTGGTACCGGGGCAAGGGGATGGTCGATCTTCCCTATCCACGCATCACCCCCGGCGCTGGGGCACGCTACTCGATCGACGAGGTCTTCGATCTCACGGCAGTGCGCCCGATGATCGCCAAGCCGTACTCACCCGCGAACGCCTTTCCGGCGGAGGACGTGTCCGCGGAGAAGATCCGATTCGACAAAGCCTATATCGGCTCATGTACCAACGGAAGCTACGCGGACTTGCTTCAGGCGGCGCTCGTGCTCAAGGCGGCCCGCGAGCAGGGTCACGAGACAGCGAAGCGGGACTTCGTGATCTTTCCCGGCTCGGGAGGCGTCAAACGAGAGATCGAACGACCGGAGTCGCGACTCGGCGGCGAGTCGATCGGCTCCGTCTTGCGCGCCGCCGGCGGACAAATCCGCGATTCCTGGTGCGGGCCGTGTTTCGGCCAGGGTCCCGACTCGCTCCAGAAGGGAGAAACCGCAATCACGACCTTCAACCGGAACTGGCAGAACCGAATGGGTGTCGGGGGGCTCGGTTATCTGGCGAGCCCCGCCGTGGTCGCGGCTTCCGCACTCGTCGGGTACATGGCACCACCCAGCGAGCTCGGTCTGGTGTGGGATCCTGAAGAGTTCGGCGCGTGAGCCGCTCGTTCATTCCTCGTGAGTTCCAGCTCGATCTTCCGGTCTCCGACCTGATCAAAGAAGAGCTCCCCTCCGAGGAGGCGGTTCTCATGGACGTCCTCTTCGTCGGAGGTGGGCCAGCAGGTCTCGCGGGCGCAATCGAGCTAGCACGGCTCGTGAAGCGCGATGGCGAGCTCGGCCACGTCGAGATAGGCGTTCTGGAGAAATCCGAAGAGCTCGGCCAGCACTGCCTCTCGGGCGCGGTAGTCAACCCGGTGGGATTTCGCGAGCTTTTTCCGGAGCTCTCGGACCAGGATTTTCCGTTCCGCACCCCGGTGAAATCGGAGCGCGTGTACCTACTGACCGAAGGAGGGTCGTTTCGCCTGCCGACGCCTCCCACCATGCAAAACCACGGGAACTACGTCGGTTCGATATCGGAGATGGTGCGCTGGCTGGGGAAGAAAGCGGAAGAGCTGGGCGTCAATCTGTTTGCGGGATTCCCCGCGGACGCGCTGCTCCTCGACAAAGACCGAGTGGTCGGCGTGCGAACGACACCTTCCGGCTTGACGAAAGAAGGCAGGCCGAGCTCGAGCTACGTACCGCCCACGGACGTGGCCGCCAGGGTTACCGTCCTATCGGAGGGAACGCGCGGCCCTCTCGCGCAGGCCTATCTGGCGCGAAACGGCATTCGGTCGCCCAACCCACAGATCTATGCGCTCGGCGTAAAAGAGCTGTGGCAAGTGAAGAAGCCCCTCGACGCTGTCATCCATACCCTCGGCTGGCCGCTCCCCCGCTCCGCTTTTGGAGGAACGTTCCTCTACCCTATGGCTCCCGACCTCATCGCGATGGGGATCGTCGTCGGTCTCGATTACCAGGAGTCCTCACTCGACGCACACGGACTCT is a genomic window containing:
- a CDS encoding aconitase family protein, translated to MHRIQPARFREGVSADAIDPLRASNQIGERSARIEGTALIFWDPERPGEKRDAIDTDQITPATDCVSESLEALDEKWKEGAFRYLMPDFRERVHSGETFLVAGDRFAIGSSREMSPAGLKAVAEEVGLELVVVCGKDMGDIFRRNAFNLGLEVVQCPEAVREARDGDRFSFERDARKLTNETLGKAYTPLPLTAKEDEIRRSGGIFAVGRREFPKSLRAEPSIEWPDDRIARGLTTTEQIVWAHRVDKAADVVPGSTVAVYADLLPASDGTAPFAIHTFNQITGGRTIHPRQAAIANDHFVFTRKSSDEKQTAIGREFAKLHDMEKPYYATPGDGIFHFYFPEQGLILPGQFVPGADSHSRAYGAYGAIGIGVGSTTIGFGWSTGYVYFTLASARRVVFQGALQPWVSGKDIVLALLARWGSGQSQGMSVEFVDENRALPMAYRNTICNMMAEGEAQNGIFAPDEITYAWYRGKGMVDLPYPRITPGAGARYSIDEVFDLTAVRPMIAKPYSPANAFPAEDVSAEKIRFDKAYIGSCTNGSYADLLQAALVLKAAREQGHETAKRDFVIFPGSGGVKREIERPESRLGGESIGSVLRAAGGQIRDSWCGPCFGQGPDSLQKGETAITTFNRNWQNRMGVGGLGYLASPAVVAASALVGYMAPPSELGLVWDPEEFGA
- a CDS encoding NAD(P)/FAD-dependent oxidoreductase translates to MSRSFIPREFQLDLPVSDLIKEELPSEEAVLMDVLFVGGGPAGLAGAIELARLVKRDGELGHVEIGVLEKSEELGQHCLSGAVVNPVGFRELFPELSDQDFPFRTPVKSERVYLLTEGGSFRLPTPPTMQNHGNYVGSISEMVRWLGKKAEELGVNLFAGFPADALLLDKDRVVGVRTTPSGLTKEGRPSSSYVPPTDVAARVTVLSEGTRGPLAQAYLARNGIRSPNPQIYALGVKELWQVKKPLDAVIHTLGWPLPRSAFGGTFLYPMAPDLIAMGIVVGLDYQESSLDAHGLLQRMKTHPLFRPYLEGGEMLEWGAKTIPEGGYYSIPERLHGHGLLVVGDTAGFVDVPSLKGIHYAMKSGILAARAIFDALKQDDTSESCLEGYDREVRKSFIQDDLHRTRNMRLAFKSGFYVGGLKAALMSVT